Proteins from a genomic interval of Staphylococcus debuckii:
- a CDS encoding F0F1 ATP synthase subunit epsilon, with the protein MNTMNVNIVTPNGSVYNQDNVEITVLQTVGGDMGVMYGHIPTVTAIQTGYVKVHYTDGIEYIAVSDGFVEIRQEKTSIIVQTAEKAEDIDVRRAESAKERAESHLNNNDEDTDINRAKRALERAENRLKVSELK; encoded by the coding sequence ATGAACACAATGAACGTTAATATTGTTACTCCTAATGGTTCTGTTTATAACCAAGATAATGTTGAAATTACTGTTCTACAAACAGTCGGCGGCGACATGGGTGTTATGTACGGACATATTCCGACTGTAACAGCAATTCAAACAGGTTATGTTAAAGTACATTATACAGATGGGATTGAATACATTGCTGTAAGTGATGGATTCGTAGAAATCAGACAAGAAAAAACGTCAATAATTGTACAAACAGCAGAAAAAGCTGAAGATATTGATGTCAGACGTGCTGAATCGGCTAAAGAACGAGCAGAATCACATTTGAATAACAATGACGAAGATACTGACATTAACAGAGCAAAACGAGCTTTAGAACGTGCTGAAAACCGTCTTAAAGTTTCGGAATTAAAATAA
- the atpD gene encoding F0F1 ATP synthase subunit beta, giving the protein MGVGRVTQIMGPVIDVRFNHDELPKINNALVLDVPKKDGTTESLTLEVALELGDDVVRTIAMDSTDGIKRGDDVQDTGRPISVPVGDDTLGRVFNVLGDPIDNAGPIPESVPREPIHRQPPPFDELSTKVEILETGIKVVDLLAPYIKGGKVGLFGGAGVGKTVLIQELINNIAQEHGGISVFAGVGERTREGNDLYFEMSDSGVIKKTAMVFGQMNEPPGARMRVALSGLTMAEYFRDAKGQDVLLFIDNIFRFTQAGSEVSALLGRMPSAVGYQPTLATEMGQLQERITSTMKGSITSIQAVFVPADDYTDPAPATAFAHLDSTTNLERKLTEMGIYPAVDPLASTSRALEPSIVGQEHYDVARRVQATLQKYRELQDIIAILGMDELSDEDKSTVERARRIQFFLSQNFHVAEQFTGQKGSYVSVKRTVEDFKDILEGKYDHIPEDAFRLVGSMDDVLEKAKDMGVEV; this is encoded by the coding sequence ATGGGTGTAGGCCGCGTAACACAAATCATGGGTCCAGTTATCGATGTAAGATTTAATCATGACGAATTACCTAAGATTAATAACGCATTAGTGCTTGATGTACCTAAAAAAGATGGCACTACTGAATCTCTTACATTAGAAGTAGCACTTGAATTAGGCGATGATGTTGTCAGAACTATCGCAATGGACTCTACAGACGGAATCAAACGTGGTGACGATGTACAAGATACAGGTCGTCCAATCAGTGTTCCAGTCGGAGATGATACATTAGGAAGAGTATTTAATGTTTTAGGTGATCCGATTGATAATGCAGGTCCAATTCCAGAATCAGTACCACGTGAACCAATTCATAGACAACCACCACCATTTGATGAATTATCAACTAAAGTTGAAATTCTAGAAACTGGTATCAAAGTTGTAGATTTATTAGCACCATATATCAAAGGTGGTAAAGTTGGACTATTCGGTGGTGCCGGTGTTGGTAAAACTGTATTAATTCAAGAATTAATTAATAACATTGCTCAAGAACACGGTGGTATTTCAGTATTCGCCGGTGTTGGTGAACGTACACGTGAAGGTAATGACTTGTACTTTGAAATGAGCGATAGTGGCGTAATCAAGAAAACAGCAATGGTATTTGGTCAAATGAACGAGCCGCCTGGCGCACGTATGCGTGTAGCATTATCTGGTTTGACAATGGCTGAATATTTCCGTGATGCGAAAGGTCAAGATGTATTATTATTCATCGATAACATCTTCCGTTTCACACAAGCAGGTTCAGAAGTATCTGCATTGCTTGGCCGTATGCCTTCAGCCGTTGGTTACCAACCAACACTTGCTACTGAAATGGGTCAATTACAAGAAAGAATCACATCAACTATGAAAGGTTCTATCACGTCAATCCAAGCGGTATTCGTACCTGCCGATGACTATACTGACCCAGCGCCAGCAACTGCATTTGCTCACTTAGACTCAACAACTAACTTGGAACGTAAATTAACAGAAATGGGTATTTACCCAGCTGTGGATCCATTAGCATCTACTTCAAGAGCACTTGAACCATCAATTGTTGGACAAGAACATTACGATGTTGCTCGTCGTGTACAAGCTACATTGCAAAAATACAGAGAATTACAAGATATCATCGCAATCTTAGGTATGGATGAATTATCTGATGAAGATAAAAGTACAGTTGAACGCGCAAGACGTATTCAATTCTTCTTATCTCAAAACTTCCACGTAGCAGAACAATTTACTGGTCAAAAAGGTTCTTATGTATCTGTTAAACGTACAGTTGAAGACTTCAAAGATATCTTAGAAGGTAAATATGATCACATTCCTGAAGATGCATTCCGTTTAGTCGGCAGCATGGACGATGTATTAGAGAAAGCTAAAGACATGGGTGTTGAAGTTTAA
- the atpG gene encoding ATP synthase F1 subunit gamma, translated as MGSLKDIDSRIKSTKKMNQITKAMNMVASSKLNKAQRNTNQFKPYMDKLQNAITAVAGQTTSNHPMLVERPVKKRGYLVISSDRGLAGAYNANILRKVLQDIQERGENPGDYKLLVLGKVGIDFFKNRSIDVEYALPDVPDQPTFKSIEPVTKKAIDMYENGDIDELNIYYNKFVNVLESKPTAKRVLPLSKENASSGHGQMSSYEFEPDKESILNIILPQYVEGLIYGTILNAKASEHAMRMTAMKNASDNASDLIDDLSLQYNRARQAAITQQITEIVGGATALE; from the coding sequence ATGGGATCTCTAAAGGATATTGATTCAAGAATCAAGTCGACGAAAAAGATGAATCAAATCACTAAGGCAATGAACATGGTTGCGAGTTCAAAATTGAACAAAGCACAACGTAATACCAATCAGTTCAAACCTTATATGGATAAATTGCAAAATGCCATCACTGCTGTAGCAGGCCAAACAACTTCCAATCATCCGATGTTAGTTGAACGTCCTGTGAAAAAACGCGGCTACTTGGTTATTTCCAGTGACCGTGGATTGGCAGGAGCATACAACGCGAATATCTTACGTAAAGTGTTGCAAGATATTCAAGAACGCGGCGAAAATCCTGGTGATTATAAATTGCTAGTATTAGGTAAAGTAGGTATCGACTTCTTTAAGAATAGAAGTATTGATGTAGAATATGCATTGCCTGATGTACCAGATCAGCCAACTTTCAAATCAATTGAACCTGTAACTAAAAAAGCGATTGATATGTATGAAAACGGCGATATTGATGAATTGAATATTTACTATAATAAATTCGTCAATGTTCTTGAAAGCAAACCGACTGCAAAAAGAGTATTACCATTAAGTAAAGAAAATGCAAGTTCAGGTCATGGACAAATGTCTTCATATGAATTTGAACCTGATAAAGAATCAATCTTAAATATTATTTTGCCGCAATATGTAGAAGGCTTGATTTATGGCACAATCTTAAACGCTAAAGCAAGTGAACATGCAATGCGTATGACTGCTATGAAAAATGCTTCTGACAATGCGAGCGACCTTATTGACGATTTATCATTACAATATAACCGAGCACGTCAAGCTGCAATCACTCAACAAATTACAGAGATTGTCGGCGGCGCAACTGCTCTTGAATAG
- a CDS encoding DNA-directed RNA polymerase subunit beta: MKKPIFYKLTRIPLGFGIIIVVILMIIMFLIGILIGYLLNHQNPLEFFDFHTWKHFKQLFGG, translated from the coding sequence ATGAAGAAGCCGATATTTTATAAATTGACACGAATTCCTTTAGGATTTGGTATAATAATTGTCGTTATATTGATGATAATAATGTTCTTAATAGGAATTTTAATTGGTTATCTGCTCAATCATCAAAACCCTTTAGAATTTTTTGATTTTCATACATGGAAGCACTTTAAACAGCTTTTTGGAGGTTAA
- the murA gene encoding UDP-N-acetylglucosamine 1-carboxyvinyltransferase, which translates to MTRDRIVIKGGNRLEGEVQVEGAKNAVLPVLTASLLASKGTSTLHNVPELSDVVTINNVLSTLNADIKYNKENNSVTVDATNQLNFEAPYEYVSKMRASILVMGPLLARLGHAKVALPGGCAIGSRPIEQHIKGFEALGADIHLENGFIFADTENGLKGTNIHLDFPSVGATQNIIMAAALAEGKTVLENVAREPEIVDLANYINEMGGNVTGAGTDTITINGVKELHGVEHSIIPDRIEAGTLIIAGAITRGDVFVRGAIKEHMTSLLYKLEEMGVNLEYKEDGIRVSAEGELKPVDVKTLPHPGFPTDMQSQIMALLLTAEGHKVITETVFENRFMHVAEFKRMNAQINVEGRNAKITGKSNLQGAQVKATDLRAGAALILAGLVAEGTTEVSELKHLDRGYVDFNGKLKSLGADIERITE; encoded by the coding sequence ATGACTAGAGACAGAATTGTAATTAAAGGCGGCAATCGTCTTGAAGGAGAAGTTCAAGTCGAAGGAGCAAAGAATGCGGTATTGCCAGTTTTGACTGCATCGTTACTAGCTTCAAAAGGAACTAGTACCTTACATAATGTTCCAGAATTAAGTGATGTAGTGACAATTAATAATGTATTATCAACATTAAACGCTGATATTAAGTACAACAAAGAAAATAATAGCGTAACTGTTGATGCTACAAACCAATTAAACTTTGAGGCCCCTTATGAATATGTAAGTAAGATGCGTGCAAGCATTTTAGTAATGGGGCCTTTATTAGCACGTCTAGGTCACGCTAAAGTTGCATTACCAGGTGGTTGTGCAATTGGAAGCAGACCTATTGAACAACATATAAAAGGTTTTGAAGCACTCGGAGCTGACATTCATTTAGAGAATGGTTTCATTTTTGCAGACACAGAAAATGGATTAAAAGGTACAAATATTCATTTAGATTTTCCAAGTGTCGGCGCTACACAAAATATAATTATGGCAGCTGCTTTAGCCGAAGGAAAAACCGTGTTGGAAAATGTAGCACGTGAGCCAGAAATTGTAGACCTTGCTAATTATATTAATGAAATGGGCGGTAATGTTACGGGAGCAGGTACAGACACGATTACTATTAATGGTGTAAAGGAACTTCACGGTGTAGAACATTCAATTATCCCTGATCGTATTGAAGCAGGAACATTAATTATTGCCGGCGCTATAACACGTGGAGATGTGTTTGTACGAGGTGCAATTAAAGAACATATGACGAGTCTTCTGTATAAATTGGAAGAAATGGGTGTTAATTTGGAATATAAAGAAGACGGTATTCGTGTATCTGCAGAAGGTGAATTGAAACCTGTCGATGTCAAAACTTTACCTCATCCTGGTTTCCCAACAGATATGCAATCACAAATTATGGCTTTACTCTTAACTGCTGAAGGCCACAAAGTGATTACAGAAACAGTCTTCGAAAATCGTTTTATGCACGTAGCTGAGTTCAAACGTATGAATGCGCAAATCAATGTAGAAGGCAGAAATGCTAAAATTACAGGTAAAAGTAATTTGCAAGGGGCTCAAGTAAAAGCTACTGATTTACGTGCCGGAGCTGCATTAATCTTAGCTGGATTAGTTGCTGAAGGTACAACAGAAGTTTCAGAATTAAAACACTTGGACCGAGGATATGTAGACTTTAATGGTAAATTAAAATCACTCGGTGCTGATATCGAACGTATAACAGAATAG
- a CDS encoding DUF1146 family protein: protein MDYLGQFAIAHLILHVVCICVAFWALNALRLDQFFKKGYPAQVQVLLIFLAIVIGAGVSNFIIDLLQFSTQLKYLGK, encoded by the coding sequence ATGGATTATTTAGGGCAGTTTGCGATAGCGCACTTAATATTACATGTCGTTTGTATATGTGTGGCTTTTTGGGCGCTCAACGCATTGAGATTAGATCAATTCTTTAAAAAAGGCTACCCTGCACAAGTACAAGTTTTGCTTATTTTTTTAGCTATTGTAATAGGAGCAGGGGTCAGCAACTTTATAATCGACTTGTTGCAATTTTCAACACAGTTGAAGTATTTGGGAAAATAA